From Camelus dromedarius isolate mCamDro1 chromosome 23, mCamDro1.pat, whole genome shotgun sequence, a single genomic window includes:
- the ADAM15 gene encoding disintegrin and metalloproteinase domain-containing protein 15 isoform X3, whose amino-acid sequence MRLALLWALGLLGAGSPVPSRPLPDIGGAEEEQARPEGALFGPLEPQILEDNLTLSLAEVLQTSLPEALRIKLELDGESHILELLQNRDLVSGRPTLVWYQPDGTRVVSEGHTLEDCCYQGSVQGHADSWVSVCTCSGLRGLVILSPERSYVLDLGPGDLQGSPVISRIQDLLLPGHTCALSRPASVFTQAPPARPLGQHHSHRWRRDVVTETKIVELVIVADHSEVQRYRDFQSLLNRTLEVVLLLDTFFRPLNVRVMLVGLEAWAQRDLIEISQDPALTLDSFLRWRRSDLLPRLPHDSAQLVTATSFSGPTVGMAIQNSICSPDFSGGVNMDHSTSILGVASSIAHELGHSLGLDHDSPGNRCPCPGPAPAKSCIMEASTDFLPGLNFSNCSRQALEKALLGGMGRCLFERLSTLPSMASICGNMLVEPGEQCDCGFPDDCADPCCDYHTCQLRPGAQCASDGLCCQNCQLRPAGWQCRPTRGDCDLPEFCPGDSSQCPPDVSLGDGEPCAGGQAVCMQGRCASYAQQCQALWGPGAQPAMPLCLLTANTRGDAFGSCGRNPDGSYVSCAPRDAICGQLQCQGGRAQPLLGSARDLHWEVLEDNGTQQKLNCSWVHLDLGNDVAQPLLTLPGTACGPGLVCIDHRCQPEEILGAQECRSKCHGHGVCDSNRHCRCEEGWAPPDCTTHIRATSSLTTGLALSLLLLLVLVLLGASYWHRARLRQRICQLKGPSCQYRAAQSGPPERPGPPQRALLMPGAKQTSALGFPAPPSRPLPPDPVPKRLQSQGPAKPPPPRKPLPADPQGQRPSGDLLDPGAGIPPPVVPSRPAPPPPAVSSLYL is encoded by the exons GTGGCGCTGAGGAGGAGCAGGCAAGGCCAGAGGGGGCTCTGTTTGGGCCTTTGGAGCCCCAGATCCTTGAGGACAACCTCACGCTCAGCCTAGCAGAGGTGCTTCAg ACCAGTCTGCCTGAGGCTTTGCGGATCAAATTGGAATTGGATGGTGAGAGTCATATCCTGGAGCTGCTACAGAATAG GGACCTAGTCTCAGGCCGCCCAACCCTGGTATGGTACCAGCCTGATGGCACCCGGGTGGTCAGTGAGGGACACACTCTG GAGGACTGCTGCTACCAGGGAAGCGTGCAGGGCCATGCCGACTCCTGGGTCTCTGTCTGCACCTGCTCTGGGCTCAG GGGCTTAGTGATCCTGTCCCCAGAGAGAAGCTACGTCCTGGATCTGGGGCCTGGGGACCTTCAGGGTTCCCCCGTTATTTCCCGGATCCAAGACCTCCTCCTGCCAGGCCACACTTGTGCCCTGAGCAGGCCTGCATCTGTGTTCACTCAGGCTCCACCAGCGCGCCCCCTGGGACAGCATCACAGTCACCGG TGGAGGCGGGATGTGGTGACAGAGACCAAGATTGTGGAGCTGGTGATTGTGGCTGACCATTCTGAG GTCCAGAGGTACCGGGACTTCCAGAGCCTGCTGAACCGTACCTTGGAAGTAGTCCTCCTCCTGGACACA TTCTTCCGGCCTCTGAATGTCCGAGTGATGTTAGTTGGCCTGGAGGCCTGGGCCCAGCGCGACCTGATAGAGATAAGCCAGGACCCAGCTCTCACACTAGACAGCTTCCTCCGCTGGCGCCGGTCAGACCTGCTGCCTCGATTGCCCCACGACAGTGCCCAGCTGGTGAC TGCTACTTCATTCTCTGGGCCCACGGTGGGCATGGCCATTCAGAACTCCATCTGCTCTCCTGATTTCTCAGGAGGTGTGAACATG GACCACTCCACAAGCATCCTGGGAGTTGCCTCCTCAATAGCCCACGAGTTGGGCCACAGCCTAGGCCTGGACCACGACTCACCTGGGAACCGCTGCCCCTGTCCAGGTCCCGCCCCAGCCAAGAGCTGCATCATGGAGGCCTCCACAGA CTTCCTGCCAGGCCTGAACTTCAGCAACTGCAGCCGACAGGCCCTGGAGAAAGCCCTCCTGGGTGGGATGGGCAGATGCCTCTTTGAACGGCTGTCCACTCTGCCCTCTATGGCCAGCATCTGTGGAAATATGTTGGTGGAGCCCGGCGAGCAGTGTGACTGTGGCTTCCCAGAT GACTGCGCCGATCCCTGCTGTGATTATCACACCTGCCAGCTGAGGCCAGGGGCACAGTGCGCATCTGATGGGCTCTGTTGTCAAAATTGCCAG CTGCGCCCGGCTGGCTGGCAGTGTCGCCCTACCAGAGGTGACTGTGACTTGCCCGAGTTCTGCCCAGGAGACAGCTCCCAGTGCCCCCCTGATGTCAGCCTGGGAGACGGCGAGCCGTGTGCTGGTGGACAGGCTGTGTGCATGCAAGGGCGTTGTGCCTCCTATGCCCAGCAGTGCCAAGCTCTCTGGGGACCTGGGGCCCAGCCCGCCATGCCGCTTTGCCTCCTGACTGCCAATACTCGGGGGGATGCCTTTGGGAGCTGTGGGCGCAACCCTGATGGAAGCTATGTGTCCTGTGCCCCCAG AGATGCCATTTGCGGACAGCTCCAGTGCCAGGGTGGGAGGGCCCAGCCTCTGCTAGGCTCAGCCCGGGATCTGCACTGGGAGGTGCTGGAAGACAATGGGACCCAGCAGAAGTTGAACTGCAGCTGGGTCCACCTGGACTTGGGCAACGACGTGGCCCAGCCCCTCCTGACTCTGCCTGGCACAGCCTGTGGTCCTGGCCTG GTGTGCATTGACCATCGATGCCAGCCTGAGGAAATCCTGGGCGCACAGGAATGTCGAAGCAAATGCCATGGGCATGGG GTCTGCGACAGCAACAGACACTGCCGCTGTGAGGAGGGCTGGGCACCCCCGGACTGCACCACCCACATCAGAG CAACCAGCTCCCTGACCACAGGGCTGGCCCTCAGCCTCCTGTTGTTGCTGGTCCTCGTATTGCTTGGTGCCAGCTACTGGCACCGTGCCCGCCTGCGCCAGCGAATCTGCCAGCTCAAGGGACCCAGCTGCCAATACAG GGCAGCCCAGTCTGGTCCTCCGGAACGCCCAGGACCCCCGCAGAGGGCCCTGCTGATGCCAGGTGCCAAG CAGACTAGTGCTCTTGGCTTCCCAGCACCCCCCTCCAGGCCGCTGCCTCCTGACCCTGTGCCCAAGAGACTCCAG tctcagGGGCCCgccaagcccccacccccaagaaaaCCACTGCCTGCTGATCCCCAGGGCCAGCGCCCTTCGGGTGACCTGCTTGACCCTGGAGCTGGAATCCCGCCCCCAGTGGTACCCTCCAG GCCTGCGCCGCCGCCTCCAGCAGTGTCCTCGCTCTACCTCTGA
- the ADAM15 gene encoding disintegrin and metalloproteinase domain-containing protein 15 isoform X2, giving the protein MRLALLWALGLLGAGSPVPSRPLPDIGGAEEEQARPEGALFGPLEPQILEDNLTLSLAEVLQTSLPEALRIKLELDGESHILELLQNRDLVSGRPTLVWYQPDGTRVVSEGHTLEDCCYQGSVQGHADSWVSVCTCSGLRGLVILSPERSYVLDLGPGDLQGSPVISRIQDLLLPGHTCALSRPASVFTQAPPARPLGQHHSHRWRRDVVTETKIVELVIVADHSEVQRYRDFQSLLNRTLEVVLLLDTFFRPLNVRVMLVGLEAWAQRDLIEISQDPALTLDSFLRWRRSDLLPRLPHDSAQLVTATSFSGPTVGMAIQNSICSPDFSGGVNMDHSTSILGVASSIAHELGHSLGLDHDSPGNRCPCPGPAPAKSCIMEASTDFLPGLNFSNCSRQALEKALLGGMGRCLFERLSTLPSMASICGNMLVEPGEQCDCGFPDDCADPCCDYHTCQLRPGAQCASDGLCCQNCQLRPAGWQCRPTRGDCDLPEFCPGDSSQCPPDVSLGDGEPCAGGQAVCMQGRCASYAQQCQALWGPGAQPAMPLCLLTANTRGDAFGSCGRNPDGSYVSCAPRDAICGQLQCQGGRAQPLLGSARDLHWEVLEDNGTQQKLNCSWVHLDLGNDVAQPLLTLPGTACGPGLVCIDHRCQPEEILGAQECRSKCHGHGVCDSNRHCRCEEGWAPPDCTTHIRATSSLTTGLALSLLLLLVLVLLGASYWHRARLRQRICQLKGPSCQYRAAQSGPPERPGPPQRALLMPGAKTSALGFPAPPSRPLPPDPVPKRLQAELADRPNPPTRPLPADPVVRRPKSQGPAKPPPPRKPLPADPQGQRPSGDLLDPGAGIPPPVVPSRPAPPPPAVSSLYL; this is encoded by the exons GTGGCGCTGAGGAGGAGCAGGCAAGGCCAGAGGGGGCTCTGTTTGGGCCTTTGGAGCCCCAGATCCTTGAGGACAACCTCACGCTCAGCCTAGCAGAGGTGCTTCAg ACCAGTCTGCCTGAGGCTTTGCGGATCAAATTGGAATTGGATGGTGAGAGTCATATCCTGGAGCTGCTACAGAATAG GGACCTAGTCTCAGGCCGCCCAACCCTGGTATGGTACCAGCCTGATGGCACCCGGGTGGTCAGTGAGGGACACACTCTG GAGGACTGCTGCTACCAGGGAAGCGTGCAGGGCCATGCCGACTCCTGGGTCTCTGTCTGCACCTGCTCTGGGCTCAG GGGCTTAGTGATCCTGTCCCCAGAGAGAAGCTACGTCCTGGATCTGGGGCCTGGGGACCTTCAGGGTTCCCCCGTTATTTCCCGGATCCAAGACCTCCTCCTGCCAGGCCACACTTGTGCCCTGAGCAGGCCTGCATCTGTGTTCACTCAGGCTCCACCAGCGCGCCCCCTGGGACAGCATCACAGTCACCGG TGGAGGCGGGATGTGGTGACAGAGACCAAGATTGTGGAGCTGGTGATTGTGGCTGACCATTCTGAG GTCCAGAGGTACCGGGACTTCCAGAGCCTGCTGAACCGTACCTTGGAAGTAGTCCTCCTCCTGGACACA TTCTTCCGGCCTCTGAATGTCCGAGTGATGTTAGTTGGCCTGGAGGCCTGGGCCCAGCGCGACCTGATAGAGATAAGCCAGGACCCAGCTCTCACACTAGACAGCTTCCTCCGCTGGCGCCGGTCAGACCTGCTGCCTCGATTGCCCCACGACAGTGCCCAGCTGGTGAC TGCTACTTCATTCTCTGGGCCCACGGTGGGCATGGCCATTCAGAACTCCATCTGCTCTCCTGATTTCTCAGGAGGTGTGAACATG GACCACTCCACAAGCATCCTGGGAGTTGCCTCCTCAATAGCCCACGAGTTGGGCCACAGCCTAGGCCTGGACCACGACTCACCTGGGAACCGCTGCCCCTGTCCAGGTCCCGCCCCAGCCAAGAGCTGCATCATGGAGGCCTCCACAGA CTTCCTGCCAGGCCTGAACTTCAGCAACTGCAGCCGACAGGCCCTGGAGAAAGCCCTCCTGGGTGGGATGGGCAGATGCCTCTTTGAACGGCTGTCCACTCTGCCCTCTATGGCCAGCATCTGTGGAAATATGTTGGTGGAGCCCGGCGAGCAGTGTGACTGTGGCTTCCCAGAT GACTGCGCCGATCCCTGCTGTGATTATCACACCTGCCAGCTGAGGCCAGGGGCACAGTGCGCATCTGATGGGCTCTGTTGTCAAAATTGCCAG CTGCGCCCGGCTGGCTGGCAGTGTCGCCCTACCAGAGGTGACTGTGACTTGCCCGAGTTCTGCCCAGGAGACAGCTCCCAGTGCCCCCCTGATGTCAGCCTGGGAGACGGCGAGCCGTGTGCTGGTGGACAGGCTGTGTGCATGCAAGGGCGTTGTGCCTCCTATGCCCAGCAGTGCCAAGCTCTCTGGGGACCTGGGGCCCAGCCCGCCATGCCGCTTTGCCTCCTGACTGCCAATACTCGGGGGGATGCCTTTGGGAGCTGTGGGCGCAACCCTGATGGAAGCTATGTGTCCTGTGCCCCCAG AGATGCCATTTGCGGACAGCTCCAGTGCCAGGGTGGGAGGGCCCAGCCTCTGCTAGGCTCAGCCCGGGATCTGCACTGGGAGGTGCTGGAAGACAATGGGACCCAGCAGAAGTTGAACTGCAGCTGGGTCCACCTGGACTTGGGCAACGACGTGGCCCAGCCCCTCCTGACTCTGCCTGGCACAGCCTGTGGTCCTGGCCTG GTGTGCATTGACCATCGATGCCAGCCTGAGGAAATCCTGGGCGCACAGGAATGTCGAAGCAAATGCCATGGGCATGGG GTCTGCGACAGCAACAGACACTGCCGCTGTGAGGAGGGCTGGGCACCCCCGGACTGCACCACCCACATCAGAG CAACCAGCTCCCTGACCACAGGGCTGGCCCTCAGCCTCCTGTTGTTGCTGGTCCTCGTATTGCTTGGTGCCAGCTACTGGCACCGTGCCCGCCTGCGCCAGCGAATCTGCCAGCTCAAGGGACCCAGCTGCCAATACAG GGCAGCCCAGTCTGGTCCTCCGGAACGCCCAGGACCCCCGCAGAGGGCCCTGCTGATGCCAGGTGCCAAG ACTAGTGCTCTTGGCTTCCCAGCACCCCCCTCCAGGCCGCTGCCTCCTGACCCTGTGCCCAAGAGACTCCAG GCTGAGCTGGCTGACCGACCCAATCCCCCCACTCGCCCTCTGCCAGCTGACCCGGTGGTGAGGCGCCCGAAG tctcagGGGCCCgccaagcccccacccccaagaaaaCCACTGCCTGCTGATCCCCAGGGCCAGCGCCCTTCGGGTGACCTGCTTGACCCTGGAGCTGGAATCCCGCCCCCAGTGGTACCCTCCAG GCCTGCGCCGCCGCCTCCAGCAGTGTCCTCGCTCTACCTCTGA